One genomic region from Leptospira tipperaryensis encodes:
- a CDS encoding MAPEG family protein — translation MNPAIIALIGFTAWTILLGIGVISIRTFKVLKGEKKSNEFPSGIQHGSNFYWRLNRAHVNCVENLPIFATLVLIGAFVGVLDSTFAMVSQIILGARLIQTAAHLSSGSDIAVNVRFTGFVVQYGSFICLIWQILHKSGIV, via the coding sequence ATGAATCCGGCAATCATCGCGTTAATAGGTTTTACGGCTTGGACGATCCTTCTGGGAATCGGAGTGATCAGCATTCGCACGTTTAAGGTCCTAAAGGGAGAAAAGAAATCAAACGAGTTTCCTTCCGGAATCCAACACGGAAGCAATTTCTATTGGAGACTCAACAGAGCGCACGTTAACTGCGTAGAAAATCTTCCGATCTTTGCAACCTTGGTTTTGATCGGAGCTTTCGTCGGAGTCTTAGATTCTACGTTCGCAATGGTAAGCCAAATCATCTTAGGAGCGAGATTGATACAAACCGCCGCCCATCTCAGCTCCGGTTCCGATATCGCGGTGAACGTTCGCTTTACGGGATTCGTGGTTCAGTATGGAAGTTTTATCTGTTTAATCTGGCAGATTCTTCACAAATCGGGAATTGTCTAA
- a CDS encoding PRC-barrel domain-containing protein — MPNESNIITSDDILGKEALDPEGQILGVVVKLHIDRVEKRITGITIDQGFMKPDLFVGIDFVRTLGVDAILLNTIPFEKYKGLKVLNSDGSEEGVVEEVISKNGKLEFLLVKTSLNPLSKERKKIPASKVQEIGDKILLKRKSS, encoded by the coding sequence ATGCCAAACGAAAGTAACATAATCACTTCCGATGATATTCTCGGAAAGGAAGCGCTGGATCCGGAAGGCCAGATTCTCGGGGTCGTGGTCAAACTTCATATCGATCGTGTGGAAAAAAGAATCACAGGAATCACAATCGATCAGGGTTTTATGAAACCCGATCTTTTTGTGGGAATCGACTTTGTTCGCACTTTAGGAGTGGACGCAATTCTTCTGAATACGATTCCTTTTGAAAAATACAAAGGCCTAAAGGTTCTAAACAGCGACGGCTCCGAAGAAGGCGTGGTCGAAGAAGTGATTTCCAAAAACGGAAAGTTAGAATTCCTACTCGTCAAGACCTCCCTCAATCCTCTTTCCAAGGAAAGAAAAAAGATCCCCGCGTCTAAGGTTCAGGAAATCGGAGACAAGATCTTACTCAAAAGAAAATCTTCTTGA
- a CDS encoding phosphate signaling complex PhoU family protein, which yields MTSKFDFLRKNLYSMAELCLEQVLILDDALETDDSELARKLIDRDDLIDNLEKQNDNLSQNAILEAVANRNSMGMDQVDGEVILKRDPLRFALSAIRITRNLERMGDQIVNCAKCFRRGLIPKRFFCDEEILNKLLSRVITIVGMAVESLVEEKNRFYGSVHSVEEEINNLCQSAFLKFVMDPRLDKNQFADVYRLILCLERTGDYAVNIAEELVRLNTGMDIRHVSDPVQAIAKTS from the coding sequence ATGACTTCCAAGTTTGACTTCCTCCGCAAAAATCTCTACAGTATGGCGGAGCTCTGTCTCGAACAAGTACTCATTCTCGACGACGCTTTGGAAACCGACGATTCCGAACTTGCAAGAAAGCTAATCGACCGAGACGATCTCATCGACAACCTCGAAAAACAAAACGACAACCTTTCTCAGAACGCGATCTTAGAAGCCGTCGCCAATCGAAATTCCATGGGAATGGATCAAGTCGACGGAGAAGTCATTCTAAAAAGAGATCCTCTCCGCTTTGCACTTTCCGCGATTCGGATTACTCGAAACTTAGAAAGAATGGGAGATCAGATCGTAAACTGCGCGAAGTGTTTTCGAAGAGGTCTGATTCCGAAACGGTTTTTCTGTGACGAGGAAATTCTAAACAAACTTTTATCCAGAGTCATTACCATCGTGGGTATGGCCGTGGAATCTTTGGTCGAAGAAAAAAATCGTTTCTATGGAAGCGTTCATTCGGTCGAAGAAGAGATCAACAATCTCTGTCAATCCGCATTCTTAAAATTCGTAATGGATCCAAGATTGGATAAAAATCAATTTGCCGATGTGTATCGTCTCATCCTTTGTTTGGAAAGAACGGGAGACTATGCGGTCAACATCGCGGAAGAATTGGTCCGTTTGAATACGGGAATGGATATTCGACACGTTTCGGATCCGGTTCAAGCAATCGCAAAGACAAGCTGA
- a CDS encoding WGR domain-containing protein has product MRKHFTHTQNGIETFWQIELSGYSILLSFGKTGSLGKRRILNFEKRDECSKEFERLVEEKTKQGFQESDQIPQYKIFSGDPNYLQSWNQILESPDRKEALRNHFQFLLETEECKSLLDQILSQITDVKIEEDQLILTLPWSYDDETPVHLCWQKPFLGKIHTSVPNSMAKFACIFNGIEIKHDEDDYPTFAIRGISTNTDSPDRPANVESDYGWEEEILEEGESWWISPLEIVGKDFSDVQSLGAFDDSQNWLVYHPFIKNKYGEPAISCVDHGSCDLEPPTVRYGMGGFLLREICRWVRDIEVDSEEELSLDGTPIVSRKFQEFMAHKAVQISENDSDVAKRILEFDWHSFAFKIHRTILKWVKSLGKEGAVKEKILVFDSYWDDAGEVVYLGFDWHAGSDYDEAMSEGANVIDYILNFTSFYDFILENHESSQISGDEIVEILGDDYNSVRDILAFLSIENFISIANGNEFKKIPKEEEGIYFAYSHYHDEDADVAYHSQKGIEKKFFDEYFPKDKKPKKEKEISEKEQELLDDIVGDVMEDYAGTWKSTMEQSIERLDKNFHENQERYQREFNRILEYREKVTKEEEKERLSDLGMQISSIALNRFLKENKPELAGWVLNCYHEIYPTLGINRKSVVKGNDSGKMYNTTEYFAGDIIVFIAKYGGGKFLSLVENLLPLEIKDSRLAFNLACLNSLEKNKSNTLRYTQIALALGKPKSDFKDRDFDNFRDDPEFHSLVAH; this is encoded by the coding sequence ATGAGAAAACACTTCACTCATACTCAGAACGGGATCGAAACATTTTGGCAAATCGAGCTCTCCGGATATTCTATCCTTCTTTCCTTCGGAAAAACGGGTTCACTTGGAAAACGAAGAATTCTCAACTTCGAAAAGAGAGACGAATGCAGCAAAGAATTCGAAAGACTCGTTGAAGAAAAAACAAAACAAGGATTTCAAGAATCCGATCAGATTCCACAATACAAAATTTTTTCCGGCGATCCTAATTATTTACAGAGCTGGAATCAAATCTTAGAATCTCCCGATCGGAAAGAAGCGCTTAGGAATCACTTTCAGTTTTTGTTGGAAACGGAAGAATGCAAATCACTCCTGGATCAAATTCTTTCCCAAATCACGGACGTAAAAATCGAAGAAGATCAATTGATTCTTACCTTGCCTTGGTCTTACGACGACGAAACTCCGGTGCATCTTTGCTGGCAAAAGCCGTTTCTTGGAAAAATTCATACTTCGGTTCCGAATTCCATGGCAAAGTTTGCTTGTATCTTTAACGGAATCGAAATCAAACACGACGAAGACGATTATCCGACCTTTGCAATCCGAGGTATTTCTACAAATACGGATTCTCCCGATCGACCCGCAAACGTAGAAAGCGACTACGGTTGGGAAGAAGAAATCTTAGAAGAAGGCGAAAGTTGGTGGATCTCTCCGCTGGAAATCGTAGGAAAAGATTTCTCCGACGTACAATCGTTAGGCGCCTTTGACGATAGCCAGAACTGGCTCGTATATCATCCGTTTATCAAAAACAAATACGGAGAACCGGCGATCTCTTGCGTGGATCACGGAAGTTGTGATTTGGAACCGCCTACGGTTCGTTACGGAATGGGCGGATTCTTACTCAGAGAAATTTGCCGCTGGGTTCGAGACATTGAAGTCGATTCGGAAGAAGAATTGAGTTTGGACGGAACTCCGATCGTTTCCAGAAAATTTCAAGAATTTATGGCTCACAAGGCGGTTCAGATTTCCGAGAACGATTCCGACGTCGCAAAACGTATTTTAGAATTCGACTGGCATTCTTTCGCATTCAAAATTCACAGAACGATTTTGAAATGGGTAAAAAGTCTTGGAAAAGAAGGCGCCGTAAAAGAAAAGATTCTCGTTTTTGATTCTTATTGGGACGACGCTGGTGAAGTCGTTTATCTCGGTTTTGATTGGCACGCGGGAAGCGACTACGATGAAGCGATGTCGGAAGGTGCGAACGTCATCGATTACATTTTGAATTTCACTTCCTTCTACGATTTTATATTAGAAAATCATGAATCTTCGCAAATTTCCGGGGATGAGATCGTGGAAATTCTAGGAGACGATTACAATTCCGTTCGAGATATTCTCGCGTTTCTTTCGATCGAAAATTTTATCTCGATCGCAAACGGTAATGAATTCAAAAAAATCCCGAAAGAGGAAGAAGGGATTTATTTTGCCTATTCGCATTATCACGACGAAGACGCGGATGTCGCTTATCATTCTCAGAAAGGAATCGAGAAAAAATTCTTCGATGAATATTTTCCAAAGGACAAAAAACCTAAGAAAGAAAAGGAAATCTCGGAAAAAGAACAGGAACTTCTGGACGATATCGTCGGCGACGTCATGGAAGACTACGCCGGAACTTGGAAGAGCACGATGGAACAATCCATCGAACGTCTCGACAAAAACTTTCACGAGAATCAAGAAAGGTATCAGAGAGAATTCAATCGTATCTTAGAATACAGAGAAAAAGTCACCAAAGAAGAGGAAAAAGAAAGATTGAGCGATTTAGGAATGCAGATCAGTTCCATCGCTCTGAATCGTTTTTTAAAGGAAAACAAACCGGAACTCGCGGGTTGGGTTCTCAACTGTTATCATGAAATTTATCCTACTCTCGGAATCAATCGTAAGTCCGTAGTGAAGGGGAACGATTCCGGGAAGATGTACAACACGACCGAATACTTTGCCGGAGACATCATCGTCTTTATCGCCAAATACGGCGGTGGGAAATTTCTTTCTTTGGTGGAGAATTTGCTTCCTCTCGAGATCAAGGACAGTCGTCTCGCTTTCAATCTCGCTTGTTTGAATTCTTTGGAAAAAAATAAATCCAATACGCTTCGTTATACTCAGATCGCTTTGGCTCTTGGAAAACCGAAGAGCGATTTTAAAGACAGAGACTTTGATAATTTTCGGGATGATCCGGAGTTTCATTCTCTCGTCGCTCATTGA
- a CDS encoding DUF1564 domain-containing protein, with translation MGTIHLYTNRKIQSVLFEAKKEVETILFPERYLNSLSGKERKELPGKILPLLKRYQKFMLSKRRINPRAGKTLYQGDQGRLVRVNLRIESEAWILLGVLSATHGVSRCFMVNYLLWLDDSGVGDSIDEALNVGCPPFHNSYSYIWHLDLLGKRIIRRIEFDPDPLFTDS, from the coding sequence ATGGGAACAATTCATCTATACACAAACAGAAAAATTCAATCCGTCTTATTTGAAGCCAAAAAAGAAGTCGAGACCATCCTATTTCCGGAACGTTATCTGAATTCTTTGTCCGGTAAAGAGAGGAAAGAACTCCCGGGAAAAATTCTTCCGCTCCTGAAAAGATATCAAAAGTTTATGTTATCCAAGAGAAGAATCAATCCGAGAGCCGGAAAGACTCTTTATCAGGGAGATCAAGGAAGGTTGGTGCGCGTGAATTTAAGAATTGAATCCGAGGCCTGGATCCTCCTCGGAGTTCTTTCTGCGACCCACGGAGTGTCTCGTTGTTTTATGGTGAACTACCTTCTTTGGCTGGATGACTCCGGAGTGGGAGATTCTATCGATGAGGCCTTGAACGTAGGATGTCCACCGTTCCATAACTCGTACAGCTATATCTGGCACCTCGACCTGCTCGGAAAAAGGATCATTCGAAGAATAGAGTTCGATCCCGACCCGCTTTTTACCGATTCTTAA
- a CDS encoding prohibitin family protein: protein MNRKKFFLSVLLVLTLNCGSTVHPGQIGLFWKPFGLTEVGLSKDPVLNGFYWLLPWNDIYTYSMQWDSHKEKVDVLTNDDLKIDVQAVIILRPIREEIFQLHVEVGPEYYRSIVQPEFRASIRNIVSHHQMIQISKNSAVLARDIKTAVIERTRGKHIEVFDVILDDIEYSPNMLHAIEAKLTKQQELEQQKYELEIAEKNIEIAKKRAKADAEAQMIRAEGQAKSQAIINEKLTTRYLQYKAFDNPNSKMIFIPLDKSNLPIVVSPKE, encoded by the coding sequence ATGAATAGGAAAAAATTCTTTCTCAGTGTTCTCCTGGTTTTGACTCTGAATTGCGGTTCCACGGTTCATCCCGGACAGATAGGATTGTTCTGGAAACCGTTCGGACTTACGGAAGTCGGTCTTAGTAAGGATCCGGTCTTAAACGGGTTTTACTGGTTATTACCTTGGAATGATATTTATACGTATTCGATGCAATGGGATTCTCATAAAGAGAAGGTGGACGTGCTTACAAACGACGATTTGAAAATCGACGTTCAGGCCGTCATCATTCTTCGCCCGATTCGGGAAGAGATCTTTCAGCTCCACGTAGAGGTCGGTCCCGAATATTATAGAAGTATTGTGCAGCCCGAGTTTCGCGCGTCGATCCGGAATATAGTTTCGCATCACCAGATGATTCAGATTTCAAAAAACAGCGCGGTTCTTGCGAGAGATATCAAGACGGCCGTGATCGAAAGAACCAGGGGAAAACATATCGAAGTTTTCGACGTGATCCTGGATGATATAGAATATTCTCCAAATATGTTGCACGCGATCGAAGCAAAGTTGACGAAACAACAAGAGTTGGAACAGCAAAAATACGAACTCGAAATCGCAGAGAAGAACATCGAAATTGCGAAGAAGAGGGCGAAAGCCGATGCGGAAGCGCAGATGATTCGCGCGGAAGGTCAGGCTAAATCGCAGGCGATCATCAATGAGAAGTTGACTACGAGATATCTTCAGTATAAAGCTTTTGATAATCCGAATTCTAAGATGATTTTTATTCCTCTCGATAAGAGCAATTTACCGATCGTAGTTAGTCCGAAAGAATAA
- a CDS encoding FxLYD domain-containing protein → MTEKKIKAVLFREALSSKQGRIWSKLIPLLFFFLIFPALMIGNKVPNGELTIDGKYKYYNVGLQDQFTFLEINGQIENLSGKDHTEAFFTMNFYDKDDVLLESCQFAVQGLPFGHKRDFYASAKYVDPKLIKRFTIEFDGIN, encoded by the coding sequence ATGACTGAAAAAAAAATCAAAGCCGTGTTGTTCCGCGAAGCTCTTTCTTCAAAACAAGGAAGAATTTGGTCCAAGCTGATTCCTCTCTTGTTTTTCTTCCTTATCTTCCCAGCTCTAATGATCGGAAACAAAGTTCCGAATGGAGAATTGACGATCGATGGGAAATACAAATATTACAATGTAGGTTTGCAAGATCAGTTTACGTTCTTAGAGATCAACGGACAGATTGAAAACCTTTCCGGGAAGGATCACACGGAAGCTTTTTTTACGATGAACTTCTATGATAAGGACGACGTTCTTCTGGAATCTTGTCAATTTGCGGTGCAGGGACTTCCTTTTGGTCACAAAAGGGATTTTTACGCGAGCGCAAAATACGTGGATCCGAAGTTGATAAAACGTTTTACCATCGAATTTGACGGTATCAATTAA
- a CDS encoding alpha/beta hydrolase, translating into MQSSYNRPLESIGPIEAVYLPGNPEAYTVILFHGYGANAYDLSPLSAYLDLPEGTNWLFPNGILEIPVMPGYNGRAWFPIDMEALQRAMTTGGYRDFSDRYPAGLESAREKALEMISSLGLSLDKVILGGFSQGAMLATDIALHSEINPAGLLILSGTLISETDWKRLAEKKKDYKFFQSHGRMDPVLGYPAAKKLEQLLIGAGWKGEMIAFPGGHEIPEVVLKGINLYLRNITG; encoded by the coding sequence ATGCAATCTTCATACAATCGTCCTTTAGAATCGATCGGTCCTATCGAAGCCGTTTATCTGCCAGGAAATCCCGAGGCATACACGGTGATTCTTTTTCACGGATACGGAGCGAACGCTTACGATCTTTCTCCCCTCAGCGCGTATCTCGATCTTCCGGAAGGAACCAATTGGCTTTTTCCAAACGGGATTTTAGAAATTCCTGTGATGCCGGGTTACAACGGAAGGGCTTGGTTTCCGATCGATATGGAAGCGTTGCAGAGGGCGATGACTACGGGAGGATATAGAGATTTTTCGGATCGTTATCCGGCGGGACTGGAGAGCGCGCGCGAAAAAGCGCTCGAGATGATTTCCAGTCTGGGACTTTCTTTGGACAAAGTGATCCTGGGGGGATTCAGTCAAGGTGCGATGCTCGCCACCGACATCGCGCTTCATTCTGAAATCAATCCTGCCGGGCTTCTTATCTTATCCGGAACTCTTATTAGTGAAACGGATTGGAAACGTTTGGCGGAGAAGAAGAAGGATTACAAATTTTTTCAGAGTCATGGAAGAATGGATCCCGTTCTCGGTTATCCCGCCGCGAAAAAATTAGAACAACTTTTGATCGGTGCGGGATGGAAAGGGGAAATGATCGCTTTTCCGGGTGGACATGAAATTCCCGAGGTCGTACTTAAGGGAATAAACCTGTATCTCAGGAACATCACCGGATGA
- a CDS encoding beta-ketoacyl-ACP reductase has product MSKQFEGKIALVTGAASPRGLGRAIANTIANEGGDIVVCDLNKEHIEQAAAEIAKEFGVKTLGIPCNVTKPEDCDAVIAGIKEKFGKLDFLVNNAGVLKDNLLMRMTEQEFDFVMDVNLKGVFLMTKSASKLLLKAESGRIVNISSVSGLTGQPGQANYSASKAGVIALTKVSAREFSGRNVLVNAVCPGYVQTDMTAALPEEVKKKLTDPMFIPLRRPGTQQEIANAVKFFLSDQSNYITGTYLRVDGGAAIGM; this is encoded by the coding sequence ATGTCTAAACAATTCGAAGGAAAAATAGCACTCGTTACCGGAGCGGCGTCTCCACGCGGGCTCGGAAGAGCGATCGCAAATACTATCGCTAATGAGGGAGGGGACATAGTAGTATGCGACCTCAACAAAGAACATATTGAACAAGCCGCAGCAGAGATCGCGAAAGAATTCGGTGTGAAAACCTTAGGAATTCCGTGCAACGTAACAAAGCCCGAAGACTGCGACGCTGTGATCGCAGGAATCAAAGAAAAATTTGGTAAGTTGGATTTTCTTGTAAACAACGCGGGAGTTCTCAAAGACAATCTTCTCATGAGAATGACCGAGCAAGAATTCGACTTCGTTATGGATGTGAACCTAAAAGGTGTTTTCCTCATGACAAAATCGGCTTCCAAACTTCTTCTCAAAGCCGAGTCCGGAAGAATCGTAAACATCTCTTCGGTTTCCGGTCTTACGGGACAACCGGGACAAGCAAACTACTCCGCTTCGAAAGCGGGAGTTATCGCTCTCACGAAAGTTTCAGCGAGAGAATTTTCCGGAAGAAACGTTCTTGTGAACGCAGTTTGTCCGGGATACGTTCAGACCGACATGACCGCCGCCCTTCCGGAAGAAGTGAAGAAAAAATTAACCGATCCTATGTTCATTCCGCTGAGAAGACCAGGAACACAACAAGAGATCGCGAACGCAGTAAAATTCTTCTTAAGCGATCAATCCAATTATATCACCGGCACCTATTTAAGAGTAGACGGCGGCGCCGCTATCGGAATGTAA
- a CDS encoding Lsa36 family surface (lipo)protein: protein MKIRKFTCFKIFFFVSLLFGDSLFSEAACVGTECASLPAEVVIGSNLIDPALDAVYTKEFLLSMGEAAVLQNINSSMLGGTIFTKRRIGAGYSIARTNLSPRNYFFENSELRELPKQGMAASPSVNFGFNLGSLFEGPSPQLSKWNIHFHYFPYELSEQNVPFLKLRKTDLHGKVANTGFNVRYFPFYSSANSSDGIGKDGLSLGFGIFQSIQTISLHSYDRKPTNIRLSGQPRKWIGINDLTYNSNIYSATFDFRYAKTIGFFSFYGGLGGMFNQGSVGIQVERNFALSALANKDDFTTNPTLVYLDLKRNLFVNHSNWYGTIGMEFNWKDASVIIEYLKNKNSESVSLGVFIHF from the coding sequence TTGAAAATCCGAAAATTCACCTGCTTCAAGATATTCTTCTTTGTCTCCTTACTCTTCGGCGATTCCCTTTTTTCGGAAGCCGCCTGCGTAGGAACCGAATGCGCGTCTCTCCCTGCGGAAGTCGTCATCGGAAGCAACCTCATCGATCCTGCGTTAGACGCGGTTTATACAAAGGAGTTCCTACTTTCTATGGGAGAAGCCGCCGTATTGCAAAATATCAACTCTTCCATGTTAGGAGGAACGATTTTTACCAAAAGAAGAATCGGTGCTGGTTATTCTATCGCAAGGACCAATTTGAGTCCGAGAAATTACTTCTTCGAAAACTCGGAATTGCGGGAACTCCCCAAACAAGGAATGGCCGCCTCTCCTTCGGTCAACTTCGGTTTCAACTTAGGAAGTCTCTTCGAAGGACCGAGTCCGCAACTCTCGAAATGGAACATTCACTTCCACTATTTTCCCTACGAACTCTCGGAACAAAACGTTCCGTTTTTAAAATTGAGGAAGACGGACCTTCACGGAAAAGTAGCAAACACCGGTTTTAACGTAAGATACTTTCCTTTTTATTCATCCGCAAACTCTTCCGATGGAATCGGCAAAGACGGACTCTCCTTAGGCTTCGGAATCTTTCAATCAATCCAGACGATCAGCCTACATTCTTACGATCGAAAACCGACAAACATTCGTCTCTCGGGACAACCTCGAAAATGGATCGGGATCAACGATCTCACATACAATTCAAATATCTATTCGGCTACATTCGATTTTCGTTATGCAAAGACGATCGGATTTTTTTCCTTCTACGGAGGCCTCGGCGGGATGTTCAATCAAGGAAGTGTGGGAATCCAAGTGGAAAGAAATTTCGCTCTTTCAGCTCTCGCAAACAAAGACGATTTCACGACCAATCCGACCCTCGTCTATCTGGATCTAAAGCGAAATCTTTTTGTAAATCATTCCAATTGGTATGGAACGATCGGGATGGAATTCAACTGGAAAGACGCGAGCGTAATTATAGAATATTTAAAAAATAAGAATTCAGAGTCGGTCAGCTTGGGAGTTTTTATTCATTTTTAA
- a CDS encoding DsrE family protein: MKLGIIIYTSQPETVYNAFRIGNFALKKGDSVKVFLLGEGVESLRLDSSEFKIKDQISFFQDGSGDILACGTCLDLRHTKGEDFCKYSNLADLYEIISESDKLLSF; this comes from the coding sequence ATGAAATTAGGAATTATCATTTATACCTCACAACCGGAAACCGTTTACAACGCTTTCCGAATCGGGAACTTTGCTTTGAAAAAAGGAGATTCCGTAAAAGTTTTTCTTTTGGGTGAAGGTGTCGAATCGTTACGACTCGATTCTTCCGAATTTAAAATCAAAGATCAGATCTCGTTTTTTCAGGACGGGAGCGGAGACATTCTCGCGTGTGGAACTTGTTTGGATTTAAGACACACAAAAGGGGAGGATTTTTGCAAGTATTCCAACCTCGCCGATCTTTACGAAATCATTTCCGAAAGCGATAAACTATTGAGTTTTTAA
- a CDS encoding NAD(P)/FAD-dependent oxidoreductase has product MKRVVIIGAGIGGIVVARELRKKNRNVEIIMIDRSEIHTFSPSLLWALVGKRKPNDFQKKIRSKGVNLIVDSVLSIDWNQKIVNTISNELSYDYLVLSPGADLNPEKISGFSDGAFNLYSVDGVMKAKEKLFASSSGNVTILISSLPFKCPAAPYEAALLIDSFFKERKIQPKITIVTPEEMPMSAGGPEAGIQVVELLKQKGISFQNKRAVTKIDSERKELIFSNEEKIVFDLLIGIPAHSPPMFLKDSPIVTETGWVKVDPVTLNTSLPNVYAIGDVTTIALPSGKPLPKAGVFAHAQAEIVASRIADEISLRTPKDMFRGEGGCFLEVGARKAGFATGRFYSKDGPGVSIRRPSRFWHFAKVLFEKWWLWRWV; this is encoded by the coding sequence ATGAAACGAGTCGTAATCATTGGCGCCGGAATCGGCGGAATTGTTGTCGCGAGGGAATTGAGAAAAAAGAATCGGAATGTCGAAATCATTATGATTGATCGTTCTGAAATTCATACGTTTTCTCCTTCTCTTCTTTGGGCATTGGTGGGTAAAAGAAAACCGAACGATTTTCAAAAAAAGATACGATCAAAAGGAGTTAATCTGATCGTCGATTCCGTTTTGAGCATAGATTGGAATCAAAAAATCGTAAATACGATTTCAAACGAACTGTCCTATGATTATCTCGTGCTATCGCCCGGTGCGGATTTGAATCCTGAAAAGATTTCAGGGTTTTCAGACGGTGCATTCAATTTGTATTCCGTAGACGGAGTTATGAAAGCAAAAGAAAAACTTTTCGCTTCTTCATCCGGAAACGTAACTATCCTAATCTCTTCGCTTCCTTTCAAATGCCCCGCCGCTCCATACGAGGCCGCATTGTTGATCGATTCGTTTTTTAAAGAGAGAAAAATACAACCAAAGATTACGATTGTAACTCCCGAAGAGATGCCCATGTCGGCGGGTGGACCGGAAGCCGGAATTCAGGTCGTTGAACTTCTAAAACAAAAGGGAATTTCTTTTCAGAATAAAAGAGCAGTTACAAAAATCGATTCAGAGCGAAAGGAATTGATTTTTTCCAACGAGGAAAAGATCGTTTTCGATCTCTTAATCGGTATTCCCGCTCATTCGCCTCCGATGTTTTTGAAGGATTCACCGATTGTAACGGAAACAGGTTGGGTAAAAGTGGATCCGGTAACTCTAAACACTTCACTTCCAAACGTGTATGCGATCGGAGACGTTACTACAATTGCGCTTCCTTCCGGTAAACCGCTTCCGAAAGCGGGAGTCTTTGCTCATGCTCAAGCCGAAATTGTTGCGTCCAGAATTGCGGATGAAATATCACTTCGAACTCCTAAGGATATGTTTCGTGGAGAAGGAGGCTGTTTCTTGGAAGTGGGCGCCCGGAAGGCTGGGTTTGCTACCGGAAGATTTTATTCTAAAGACGGCCCGGGTGTTTCTATTCGTCGTCCTTCTCGATTCTGGCATTTCGCAAAGGTTCTTTTTGAAAAGTGGTGGCTTTGGCGATGGGTATAA
- a CDS encoding ArsR/SmtB family transcription factor, with amino-acid sequence MKNQKSGREFKNFIYAVLAKYGKAISDPKRIELLDLLLQAEKNVDLLSREIGMSVAATSHHLQILKEARLVTDRKDGRNIFYRIESAGISIFESLASTGEEYSAEIRVAMDSFFDSEEELNELEYKDFLKRVFSKDIILLDVRPENEYNSGHVPGSISIPLSELKSKMDTLPKRKKIVAYCRGKYCVLSKEAVEILRAKGLHAYRIPQGPLDFKNHGIELIKEGEN; translated from the coding sequence ATGAAAAATCAAAAATCGGGTCGCGAATTTAAGAATTTTATCTATGCCGTTCTGGCAAAATACGGGAAGGCGATTTCGGACCCAAAACGAATCGAATTGTTGGATCTTTTGCTTCAAGCCGAGAAGAACGTCGATCTTTTATCCAGGGAAATCGGAATGAGCGTGGCCGCGACCTCGCATCACCTTCAAATCTTAAAAGAAGCGCGCCTCGTAACGGATCGTAAGGACGGGAGAAATATTTTTTATCGTATCGAATCTGCGGGAATTTCGATCTTCGAGAGTCTTGCCTCGACGGGAGAAGAATATAGCGCGGAAATCAGAGTGGCAATGGATTCTTTTTTTGATTCCGAAGAAGAATTAAACGAACTCGAATATAAGGATTTTTTAAAACGAGTTTTTTCGAAAGATATCATACTTCTCGATGTGCGTCCCGAAAACGAATACAATTCCGGACACGTTCCCGGATCGATTTCTATTCCTTTGAGCGAACTCAAATCAAAAATGGACACGCTTCCAAAACGTAAGAAGATCGTGGCCTACTGTCGAGGTAAGTATTGTGTTCTTTCCAAAGAAGCGGTGGAAATTCTAAGGGCGAAGGGTTTGCATGCGTATCGAATTCCGCAGGGTCCGCTCGATTTCAAAAATCACGGTATTGAATTGATAAAAGAAGGAGAGAATTAG